One genomic region from Sphingobacterium sp. UGAL515B_05 encodes:
- the dapF gene encoding diaminopimelate epimerase: MAPKVRFSKYQGAGNDFILVDNRDNAFDRTDEVLVEKLCNRRFGIGADGLMLLQNRENYDFEMVYYNADGREGSMCGNGGRCIVAFARDLGIITDKTAFLAVDGVHHASLSADLVNLQMIDVTDFARDGEAYVLQTGSPHYVEFAKNLHDKNVFQDGYAIRNNATYGKEGINVNFIEAEAEGYFLRTFERGVEDETYACGTGATAAAMAVALQQNLEGDINIPIRVLGGQLYISFHKEGSHFSKVFLKGPAQFVFEGNY, encoded by the coding sequence ATGGCACCAAAAGTAAGATTTTCAAAATATCAGGGAGCGGGCAATGACTTCATTTTAGTAGACAATCGCGACAATGCGTTTGACCGCACAGACGAAGTATTGGTAGAAAAGCTCTGCAACCGACGATTTGGCATTGGCGCCGACGGTTTAATGCTATTACAGAATAGAGAAAATTACGATTTTGAGATGGTTTATTATAATGCCGACGGTAGAGAAGGTAGTATGTGTGGCAATGGAGGCCGTTGTATCGTCGCTTTTGCACGCGATTTAGGCATTATTACTGACAAAACTGCCTTTTTGGCAGTAGACGGCGTACACCACGCCTCTTTATCAGCAGACCTTGTCAATCTGCAGATGATCGACGTAACGGATTTTGCTCGTGACGGAGAAGCCTATGTGTTACAAACAGGTTCTCCACATTATGTTGAATTTGCAAAAAATCTCCACGATAAAAATGTCTTCCAAGATGGATACGCCATTCGCAATAACGCTACTTATGGTAAAGAAGGCATCAATGTGAATTTCATCGAAGCTGAAGCAGAAGGTTATTTTCTCCGTACATTTGAGCGCGGTGTTGAAGATGAAACCTATGCCTGCGGTACTGGCGCAACTGCGGCGGCCATGGCGGTTGCCCTACAGCAAAATCTAGAGGGCGACATCAACATCCCTATCCGCGTATTGGGTGGACAACTTTATATCTCGTTCCATAAGGAAGGTTCCCATTTCTCAAAGGTCTTTTTAAAAGGACCGGCGCAGTTTGTCTTTGAAGGTAACTATTAG